One Xiphophorus maculatus strain JP 163 A chromosome 23, X_maculatus-5.0-male, whole genome shotgun sequence genomic window, CAGTAGAAAAGCTGAATTTGCATGCTGTGAATATTAAATTGCATGCCTGTTGTTTTGCTGTAATGTTCACATCCCACTGGGTAGAAACAAGTAGAAAATTTATGATACATAAAGGAAATGAGAATGCTGTTGGATCATCCTTACTTATCTCAACCTTCACAAAACAGATTgttctttaaatctttaaagaaagttttcaaagaGAAACTTTTAACACTTTCGGTTAGAAAAAGTACAACTCATCcgtttaaagatttttatgtttctccTATTAGTGTggtataaatataaatcaaattaaaacatacatatatattgTAGTGTGGCAGACGAGGCTCTCCACAGCTTCTTGCTAAGTGCTTTGCTTTTCACTCAAAGACTCTTTGTTAAGCACCAGATTCCAGTGACCTTGCTGGACACCAGGGAGACAGAGTGAGCGAGAAACAAAGACAAGCAGAAGGAGGTGGGCTGAAAGGGAGACAGAGGGAACAGAGTTCAGATTCTACACAAGGGAAATATGAGTTTAATGTTAAGCCTGATGTTAACATGTACAGCATATTGAGTAATGTGTGCATTTAGGAAGACCCAATGCGACTCTGAGTGGAAAACATGATATGGGCAAGCAAGAAAGTTTGATTTcataaatttagcaaaaacttAAATTATGTCAAATTTCTGAAACTGTATATTTAcaataaggaaagaaaaaaactgaagagaGACACGGCTGAACAAAAGGTTTGTGGTTGAAGTTGACAGTTTTGATCTTTCCCTGGTAAATTATCATTCCTGTGTCTCACTCTTCTCATTTGGCTACTTCACAAGTTTCAACCTATTCAGTAACGGACTTTGTGAAGCCCTGCTTTTGTCAAATCAAGTCAGTTGTAGTGGATGgactcaattaaaaatgttaatcaagTTAATTGGAGGGTCTTATTCGCAACTAATTGCATTTTGATCAAAAACCATAAATTGATATAATAAGCAACATTCTCAATTCAAAACCCTTTTTACTGATAAACTATTGAATAAACAAACGTGAGCTTAACAACAgagacatttattgtttttatcctGATATCcaggttattcaaccatcacATTGGTGCAAAAATTTATCAAACCTATTTAGCTGTCAGGTATTTTAGAAAGCCCTAATCATTCTTGTAGCATCtacaaaaaatagttctttagAAATTTGGATTGTGGTTGCTGATATTAGAGTTGGGTACATGCACTTCTTGCTCTTTGTTTGTTGCTGATATTTTCACTAAGATcttattttaggcttgaatagctttgcTCATGTaagctaactccttttagcacaactttaACACAACTATTCTTTTCCAGCATTtcatcagattgtttttgaagCATATATTGAGCCAAGAGCATATATTGTTGTCAGTTGTGTGTCAGATTTATGGGTGTACTAAAAACAGGCCAACACAAAGGTTACGTTCTGAATGTttatatattagaaaaaaaaacacaataatttgctttgaaattcttaatgttttaaaatttatgtaATAACATAATTGAAACTAATATGTTAATGTCCTTGCACTActaattttgtgtaaattttcaaattgaaaagtagaaaaatgaaatataatacCTTCATAGTTCTCTTGCTACTGCTAACTAGAAAAGCACTTGTACACATGTAGGAGAGAAACAGTATATCTCATCATGCCCTGTCTAAACAAACATTACTGCCCTAATGTGGGAAATGTCTTCAGTTTAATGTCACATCGGATTTTATTCAGGATAAAGACTGTGACTAATGCAGCTGCTACTCAGAACACTGTAAGAATGAACTACACACACCATCTTCACTGCatcacatactgtatgtacaaGTTACTTTTGTACTTATGCTGaacaacagacacacacacacacctacacacacacatctccacTGCTTTTTTATTCAATGAGTCACAACAACCCGATTCATTTCTATTGATCTAAACCATCCCAGTTGCCTCTGAGTCAGTCCCTTTGTTATTCCTCTCAGCAAGTCATCTTACATCATTCATAAAGCTGCTTATTCCACTGAGGCATTTCCATGAAAGAGGTTCTCTGTGCAGTACAATCCCACTTTATGAATTCTGACTTCTTTAGAACCATCTTTTCTGAAGTCTGATCACCCCTGGAGCTACAGCCATGCTCACAGGAACCGCCGAACAGACTTACAGTAGCAGGGGTAGTGAGGTGCTTTCAGCTGGGATGGAAATGAGTTATGGAAACAGCCTAATATTATGGGCTAGCTCCCTTCATGTTCCTGGAGCCAATTAAGTCTTGTGAGCTATTCAGGTTTGTTTGAAGCATACAGGAGACTTCCTTTAATGACCCGCttcatgtatttttgttttttcattaaatttagaTTTGTTTATATCCTGAGGACCTGAGATTAAACGTTTGTAAACAAACTACAATCATcactttttgttgttatttatattgaatttatataataatatataataatattactTAGTTCTACAGGTGCtttaatgtaaaagtaaaagtggGAAAGGCTGACCCCTACAGCTGCTGACATGCCATCATCCCATTCTGCAGAACCCGCTGCTTTTAAGATTTGAATGCCCGGCTGTGAGACAGTAATATCATCTTACTTGCGTCTGCCAATTGTTTACAGGATTGGAGTTCTGTGTGCGTATGCAGCCAACCAGAACCTGAGCTCTCAGGTGAAGAACATACGCCGTCTGGTTAACAGCAACATGAGGGACCTGCATACCTTTGCTAATGACACACCAATGgtgagacaaaataaaaacattaacagcTGCCTCTAATTCTAAGATCATTTGaaagttaattcattttagtAATTCAATCTAAAAACTGGAATCCTCAGTTGATAATGGTTTTGTAGCAAAGTGCTTTCACGAGTGTGGGGAGATTCACATGCTACATGACCATGTCACATCTGTATTTAATTATTCTTGACATAAGGCTAGATTAAAATGAGATACCCAGAACTACAATGATTTCAGTCTGAAGGTTGGTGTTGACTTGAATTTCccaattatttttgatgatattctacTGTTGAGATGTATAATCTTTCAACTGATCTGATCCAAACAATCaagtttttattacttattaatattattaacaaACAAGTGTGAGGAATAAGATGtcaaaatatgatgaaaatatattaacattgtatttctgtaaactaccaatatttaattttatgggTTTAAATGTGACTTAAATGACAATGACAATGTTTTAAGCACTGAGTGGTCAGCCTTTGTGTTATTGTTTCATTCTGTAGtaaaagaaaagggggaaaatgCCTCTTTTCAATTGCAAGGACTACAATTTCTTATCTGAGTTTTGAGGATTTTTGGTGTTTTGAGAACATTTCATGTTCATTCTGTTATTTAATATTCTTACCTATAGGGTCTTCTAAAACTCagctcatttttttttattcagaaactAATGAACTAGTTTCTGTATGCTTCCTTGTAAGcctgttttgctttgtgtttcctgtttgcagcaAATTGATTACCTAATATCCCAATACGCCACCGTCAAGAACAAAGTCAACTATGACCTAGATAGTAAGTAGATCTTCTTCTTGCCTCTGATAGTGAATTAAGTAGGCATAAATGATTCACTCAGCTTTTCTTCTTGGtaacacattttgtttactTCCCTTTATCCATGACATGTTTTTACAACTGATTAGCGACATATCTGGGTCTAAAAGCTCCAGCTGTGACTGTAATGGAGGCTTCCTTTGATATTCAAGTTTTCTTCTGCAGGCAGTTCTTTCCTGCCTGCAGACCATTTTTGGTTAgaaattggggaaaaaaaatccaaaacaaaacaaaaacctaactTTGCAGCCAGCCACAATaatgttacatttgttttatatttatatagaaaTTACATTTGCCTTATagaagtgtttctgttttcttacaGACATAGGTCCATTACTCGGGGGAAGGATACATGTACGGTTAGATAAAGAGGTCCATCCTGCTTTAAACCAAGTGCTTAATATGGCTGGAGGTAAAtaacacacttttttcttccttttatttaCTAACTTTCATTTAATGGCCTGCTACTATCAGCATATTGCATAACTTCATTGCTGTTTTATGAATTAAACTTATGGAGTAGACGTTTTTTAAGACAAACACTTTTACAATATTCTTGTAAGCAAGTCTTTGACTTTTAATCattattacttctttttatggtttatattgtttatgtttttcataaagTGAAAATCCAGAGAGCCATCAAAGGTAACTCAGCGACTCCATGACTAACTGATGATCCAGTCGTTTTATCCCTAATGTTGTGACTTTTGAAGCTGTTGTTGCTCCTACTATCTGATCCTCCTGGGTTTTTCTCCTGAAAATTGAAACCTCCCCGATCATCAAGTCACATCTTCATAGAGAACAATTATGACATTAAAATTGCACGATGCAACATCTaacaaatgtctttaaaaaattttttaaaaaaggggaCTAGGAAGAAGATTATGATGAGAAATATTTCGAgggttgaatttgttttttcctaTTTGGTATTGTTTACTTCCATTCTCACTTTCtattaaagtgaaaattaactttttttcttcatttatgtGGATGACAATGTTGCTGAGTGCAGTTTTAAGTCAATGGATCTCACTAAAAGTCCAAACCAACATCAACCTGCATCTGAATATCTCAACTGTGTTCCCTCATGGTgacatgtttgttgtttgtcataatttcattttaactaACCTGCAACAACTAAAAGAATATGACTAGTCACCTAAAATATGCTGtgctttttaaaagtacaaacatttccacatttagtCATGTCAGAATCCCAACTTCACTTTATGAATCATCCATGAATTATTTTCGTTTTCTTCTCCATTTTGTACTGTTTTGCATTGGCCTGTCAcataaattcccaataaaatgcattcacTTTGTGGTTGTGAGATGATGACatgtaaaaaattacaaatacttTTCAAGGCACACCTGAAGAAGACCAAAAAGCCGTTTATGAGTTCCTGAAGAACtcaatataataattataattaaccATCTCtctttttacaaagtatttatgTTACAGTGTCAGTGTTGCCATTTCTCCTATTGCATTTTTTGTCACTGTTCCAGCATTTGCCAGTGTCTTCTTATTCCTTATCCTGTTTAATGTTGAACGTTTGCTGCAGGATATCATGGGACTTTTAGCGAACACTGACTGCTGCTTTGCAAAACTCTCGATTACAAAACAATGAGCTCCTCATTAACTacatcattaataataaaaaacaatgatttaCATCATTGCTGttccaggaaaaacaaaaactagtttTCACCTTGGTGAGAAGGAAGTTTACATGTTGTATTGAAGTCAGGCCTGGTGATTTCTAAGTGTTAATGTTGTCCCCTTGTGAGTCTGAATGTGTGAAACAGAAGCACACATtatatattctgttttttgttttttttgtatgtatgCTGATGTTAAAACtaatttcagtgtgtttttgcaTATCATAAACCATTTTACCAGGATAGAATTATGAGATTTTCATAAATCATTTCCCTCTTTATGAGTCATTTTGTGGTAAGCCTTTTAAAAtcctaatttaatttcaaatattattCCATCCATAAACTATTAAAGGGCTATAAAGAACACTTCTATACTTATGTTTCAAGGgaacataaacattttagcTCTGATGCCTGGTTTTTCCATATCGACAACCAAATCCTCTTCTTCACCTCATTTTTGTTCTGGTTCCTTTCAGCCATGAGGGAAACCAAGGAGGCCCTGGAGAACGTCAGTGTATCTCTGGTGGTCTTACAGGAAGGAGCCGGAAAACTTCATTTCAACTTGAGCCAAGTCTGCGACAGCATCAACCGCACCCTCGATGACCCCGGGTGTCATGACGAGGAATCGGACGCCACCACGGCTCAACTTTGTCGCAGCATCCGCCAGTCCCTGTCCCAGCTGCAGATCAGTGCAAATTTCACCCGGGTACGAAACAAACTATTACACAATCTGAGAATATAATATGATGTGAACAATAATCTGAATGGCTTTACTTTACTTTCAAATATAGTACTATAGAGATACTTTGCAATTGAACTCAACACAAACAagctcttctttctttcctaaTGTCTGATGTTATGTACTGACATTTCAAATATGATTTCAAAATCTAATGACTGTGGCTGCAGTCTAACTGCATgcaattttataaaagttattaaagTCTCTTTCACATTGGCCTTAGATTGTAGGATGAATTACAATTTAGTTGGAGAGGaagcaacattttcttcaaaatgttgcttcaacattttgtcaactCATCAATTTCAGCTCTCTGCAGGAAATTGTGAGAGAAATCGATGAGAAAAAGGAGAACTTAGATTCTTGATGCCAAACAGTGTAATCTTCCTTTTGCATCAGTGTTCATGTTTATTGATGGTTTTTTCACTGATTTTTAGCTTCCTAATGTGAACCCTCAGctggaaaagatgaaaaatgtagTGAAAACGGATCTCAGCTCTGTTGTCCACAGGGTGAGTGTGAATAAATTAAAGGATTTTCctccacatttttaaactggttttaacCAGTATCActagtttgtgtattttttaaaaacttttagttttttatggcattatgaattttaaaagcCTGATGTCGTCTCTTTTTCTCAGGGTTTTTCCTCTTTGAATGACACACCGCACATTGTGATTGAACAGACAAGAAGCGTTGTCAACAGTACGTGTCTAGTAAAAGCAAACAGACAACTTCTGCTGTGCACATTATGTTCTAATTGTGTAAATTAAtgtaatagttttttatttttatttgttttgtaagtGTGCATGATGAGACAGATGCAAAAAgtgaacatttcaaaatcatATCTTTACACCCATGTCTGCTGTTTCATTTAAGCTTCATCTAAAGATCAGATCAATTATGAAACACAAGATTAATTCAGAATTAGTAAGTTCTTTTGTTGCCTTAGTGATAGCATTCTTTCTAATGACTGATCTTTCATTTAGGTGTCCAGAATTTAGTGGACAGTGTCGGCAACAACATCAGCAGCTTCTCCAAAGCTTTCCCCTTGCAGACCTGCTTGTCCAACTTCACCATCTTCATCAGCCATGCACACGCCAAAATCGAAGACTACTATCCTGAAGTTGATAAAATGGATTTCTACAGGTAAAATGATATCCGGACAAGTGAATGATTTTCTTTGCATAAAgaacaggaaaatgttttacagtgcaggaAAGGTTAGGTCCTATTTCATGGGCCTCTAAAATAGAAATGTATcattattttgtacaaataaaatataattatcaCAAAAAAGCCCagtgtttttttcatttcaaaaaataGTGCGGATGGTCTGTAATGCAGTTTTGCAAGACgttcaaatgaaaaaaggtgtgatttttaaaagcaggcACCTTCATGTGACTCACTTAATTTTACAGGTGTGGCTGAAATTATTTCCCAGATACACCAACAACAACTGTTGGGAGTTGATTTTATTCCGAGACATTCATACTGATTATTGGAAACCTCTGATAAGCTCAAACTGTTCCTAACTCAAAAAATCTGTCCTGGGACTTGATGCTTCTACATGTTGTTTAGTTTCTgcttgatgttcacagatggaTCGGCTGTATCGCTCTGTGCTGCAtggtggttctggttttggCCTTTAACTATTTGGGCCTTCTGTGCGGCACCCTGGGATACGACAAGCATGCCTCACCGACGACACGAGGATGTATCTCCAATACAGGAGGAACACTGCTGATGGCGTAAGTCTAACATATCCTAGTGAAACTCAGGTTTTATACCTTAAACAGTCCCGTCTTTTGGTTTCCAAAcagctatttttttctaaagattttCTATTAGTTTGATCTTAGTTCAGTTGTACTATGCTAAGCAGGAGAGAAAACATTGGAGATTCTCCATaacaattgtaaaataaaaatattcactgtTAACATTGTGAACATAAATCAGAAATTCCCacctgaatttgtttttgtccacaGCGGTGTTGgatttagtttcattttctcCTGGATGCTTATGGGAGTGTTGACCACCATCTTTCTGGCAGgaggaaacatggagaaacTTCTTTGTGAGCCATTTCACACCAAAGAACTTTTCAAGGCAAGTGAAAAAAGCAgacaattatttcttaacacTTGCCTTTAACCTCTCTTTTTATCAGAAGGAATGTTTTggaacattctttttttttaatttatgggttttcagtatgaaaacaagaaaatgtaactatttatAAATGTGTAGAGAATGTACTTTCACCATAGATTGTACTGAGATTGGAGGCCAAGTCAATGCTTTAAATTTGTTGTGCTCCTCAAACAATTTCTGAGCCATTTTACTTTGTGGCAAAGTGCATATTTCTGGCAATAAAGGCCACAGATGTCAGGGAATATTGTTTCAACCCTGCAAGGTTTGCAGAAAAGCAACAGCATACACAAACTGGGCTTCAGTATGTGTTCAAACACCTTTCTTTCAGAACCAGCATGAACGTCTTGAGTAATTTGTGCTAAAGTAGGAAGTCAGTTGGGTCAAGCCACATTTGCCAATGTTTGTTCCCCACATGGAAATCCTtgagtttgttgctttttgctGCTTTCACCAATGACAGGTTATCATTAACCTGCCATTGGTTAATCACGTTTGTTTACTTTAGTGTTCACTGGTCGTAATGTTAGGCCTGAATGGGGTTGTAATGATGCGATGCAATAGTCCACTCCATGTTAGCTACAATTCCACCAACTATACATCTACAGACTTCTTATCGCTTTCATGTAAAGAATACATATTAACATAAATGTACGAGAGACCTTTGacatttcttctgtctttttttcaccAGGTCGTTGACACCCCATACTTGATCAACCCAGAGTGGAAGAATTTCATTCCAGGCTACATGTACAATGACTCTGATCTGGAGCTCACATCGGAAAGCTTGTACAGGCAAGGAAAACTCAGATATATTATGttatatattaacattttgcaaaGTTCTGTTGTGAtcccaaatttatttaaaatttattttcaaataaacatattcAGGTTTTTAGCAGGTGTTCAAATGCAAAATGCTTTCAGTTGAGGTAAACACATGTCTCTTATGCAGACCATTAGAAACCCTTTTTAAGCAATACATAAACAACATTGCATATGAAGTGGAACAGCAACGCAGAAAACAAGATCTTtaaattataaagaaatgtgGGGTGACTATGAACAGCAATGCATTCAGTGTTCTCTGTATCTAtcttctttatatttaaaatcttaGAAAGCATTGATGaatgcattttaaactttttttaaaacaatttctgttAGATGTTGGGTTATCGACTAATGAGGTTACTCATATTTTGCTAAAACTTTCTGCTGTGGCACATTCATTGCTTGTGGCATTGAGTCTCCAGTTGCATATTTCATCCACACGGAAGGGGGAATGCAAATGAAAGGAACTGCAGTTAACTTGCCGTTGCTAATTAGTGTCATTTTTTACACTTTAGTACTGCTTTTCTGCAGCTTACTTCTGTATGATTACATAAGCTTTCATCATCCTCCTGCTTGATGGGGATTCATAAGTACGCTGTGATGGCAGACCCAAAGtcattacatttacaaacagaCATGGATTTAACTTTAATAAGAAAACTCCTCTGACTGAGTCCAGTTGGTTGcttaaatgttagttttataaGACTGTAGCTTTTTGAGTAAATGATCCTGCTTCCAATTTTGAAACACATCAGCTCTGTAATTCCAATCAATTACACATGAtggcagcaaacattttttctcagactggtataaaactgatttttttctctctctcccctttGTTTTATTGCCTatatgtttgacattttcagtacTTGCAAACAGAACAAAGGCATCTACTCTGCGCTGCGTCTGGATAAAGTCTTCAACATCTCCTCGTTCCTGAACACCACAGTGGTTAGTAATCACAACATATATGGTACTCTATAGTATAGATTTATTCTGTTGGTGGAAATCATGTacagaaagtaaataaatctgataaaCACAGTTACAGAAGTtagaaaacttttattaaactgGAAAAGAGCTTCAAACATGTTGTAAACATAAACATGATAACATAGTTTTATGAATGAGCTTCTTTCAGTTCTCATACTGATGATCCCTTAAGTCAATTAGATTGCAAAAAAATGTGAAGTGTGGCATTCCCTCTACGTTCTGCATCCTTGAATCAGTACTTTGCTGAAGAAgccatttatttacattatacacataatatttaaatgtgtgaaaaaatgtggaCTGCCTGACAGTTTGTGGGATGTGATactctgcaggaaaaaaaacggactaaatattgttttgagtgGGATTATATGATCTTCTCTGGCTGCAGCTATTTATTTCTGCTGACAGCTAATTTTGaatgaacaaaattaaacaatgtgGAACAAGGTCATGCACAAACATTTCACTAATTTCCCATCAACATATCAGTCAGTCACCAGTGTTATATAGAGTAATATCAAATTATGAGCATCCTGAAGTAACAATACATTCTTGGAAGTAATGATGGTTCATATTACAAATAAGTCTTCATTAGAGCTCTCCTATCAAGTCAAAGTCAGAAAAGAGGATTGTATTCTTGATATTGTAATACATATTTGATTGGCTGTCTGGGAGAACCAGTGTAGTTATTATCCAATCAGACTTTTTGTCCACATCACCAAATCAAATCACGAACATAAAAATTCCTTTGGATATCAATAATATAGCCatatttgattaataataaaatgcaataatctGATATGAAACAATTTGAACTTTTAACCATTTTATGTTATCTATGATAGACGGTGTTTTTGATGTGGAGAGTAACATCTTAATAAAAAGTCAAGACAATACCAACTGCTCATCATCTTCCTTCTTTCTAAACCTGATTATACTGTCGCTCTTTGGAAGATAGTCTCTTCCCTTTTGATTGGACTCTAAAACAACATTCATTTTTAccccactgaagaaaacaaacacacagtaaAAACTTATATGActaacatttttagttttctggaaAATCCTAAACTTTTGACGTGCCCATACAGTTATCCTAGAAACTGGTTTACTGTcgcaatgtgtttttttgttctctttatAGTGgcacaaaaaaacatctttcttgGCTGGGAAAGCAGACATTTTTTGGTCAAGGCattctttttcaattttttttctgcaaagacATGTCTGAGAATGATGACTGTGGTTTTCAGAAGacctcaaaataaaagaagaccTAATAAAGTCTTTTGTAGTTTCTCCTATTAATCCAATTAGTCTTGGTGCAAACAGGGACAAATTCTTTTTTATAGCACAAATGGAAAGCAAGAGATTCTCAAGTAAATACCAAAGTATATATTTCTTATCTCTTAttatcttctttttaaaaagtttcaagtTAAACAAATGgcataaaaagaacaaattccCATGATGCAATGGTACTCCAGTCTTCTTTGCAAATATGTTCGAGCTCTGCCATGTTGCATGacaatcagtctttttcaaGCCCTGTCACAGATTCCCTGTTGGATTGAGGTGTGGACTTTCactaggccactccagaacATCCACCTTGTTGTCTTTGAACCATTTCTGTGTAGCTTTAGCTTGGTGCTTCAGGTCGTTGTgttgctggaaaataaatgttctctgaAGTCATCATTCTCTGGTAGATGGAAACTAACTGTCCTGTAGGATTTCCTAATATTTTGCTGTCATCATTTTACCTTCTACCTCTACAAGCCTACACCATGTAGCATGCTGCCACATTGGTACAGACATCTGCCCTGTTTAGACAGAAGATTTTGACCTGTAAATGTGAAAGTTGAGTTCAGGGTTTATATTCTCACCCAAACTTCTGATCCCCGGTTGTGTTTACAGTTCACTAAGGATGTGGTGCGTCAGCTGGAGAACTTTCGGATTGACCTGAGAACGATAATCCTGTTAGAAGCAGAGGGGAAGCAGAACCTCCTAGATTTCTCTGAAGCTGGCTTATCAGAGATCAACTACGCTGACTACCTTGATGAGGTGACATATACTGTGATTGTAGAAACACATGAACAGGAGAAAAGCATGCTTTCTTTGGTTGggtttgaatagtttttatttttgggttatAAATTATTGCAATTGTTAAATTATGTCTGtggaaaaaatagatttaaattatttaacaattGACTTATTAAGTTTATCAACACCTAAATCAGTTAACAAGCTTCAGGCAGAGTTCTGTGAAGGACTGCTAAAGCTAAATGATCCAATAAGGATCCAATCCAGGCCAAAGGTGTGAAGGTTTGTGCTAGAATGTGACATTTGCTCTTTTCATCAATCAGTCAGCTTCACTTTAAAGACCTGAGACTGAGGGCAAAAAATGAATTATCCTACAGACTGAATCTACAAGcaaatgtgtgaaatgtttagtttaactTTCATTCTCTCAGTCAGAAGCTTCTGATTTCTGAGTTGTACAAGGAAACAAGAGATTTGATCTGATTCAGTTGCATTAAGGTGACCTAAAAGCCTTATCTGAAGAAAAACACGATAAATTACAATCCCATGTTTTTTCTGTACATTGATTTGAAGAATAACTgcaattatttcaaaatgtgtgAGCAATTTAAATTGaaagtttttgtaaag contains:
- the LOC102232194 gene encoding prominin-1-A-like isoform X10, with translation MWKSGTLLLLSVLWASGELQQETEPRRLPPPGKLDFGYVPAGVYETLAHYEPGPIGILFHLVHAFLHAVQPNAFPHDLIVKLAKDKFGAIQTEYQKAIYYEIGFLICAAVGLLFAILMPVVGLFFCMCRCCDNCGGEMHQRQRKNADCRRGLLGTLLFSTSLVITIGVLCAYAANQNLSSQVKNIRRLVNSNMRDLHTFANDTPMQIDYLISQYATVKNKVNYDLDNIGPLLGGRIHVRLDKEVHPALNQVLNMAGAMRETKEALENVSVSLVVLQEGAGKLHFNLSQVCDSINRTLDDPGCHDEESDATTAQLCRSIRQSLSQLQISANFTRLPNVNPQLEKMKNVVKTDLSSVVHRGFSSLNDTPHIVIEQTRSVVNSVQNLVDSVGNNISSFSKAFPLQTCLSNFTIFISHAHAKIEDYYPEVDKMDFYRWIGCIALCCMVVLVLAFNYLGLLCGTLGYDKHASPTTRGCISNTGGTLLMAGVGFSFIFSWMLMGVLTTIFLAGGNMEKLLCEPFHTKELFKVVDTPYLINPEWKNFIPGYMYNDSDLELTSESLYSTCKQNKGIYSALRLDKVFNISSFLNTTVFTKDVVRQLENFRIDLRTIILLEAEGKQNLLDFSEAGLSEINYADYLDEVNKGVTVVDVLSFAKELESQTDLMPRGPLQAALKGHVATLQRIHRQQITPMEQAMSALNQSMRFLERTASDLPNKVTDVLEAIEAAQHLISQNATLLINQETRKYSATIIGYFNQYIEWVKTSLALEVAPCKPFSNILDTAQIMTCSFLVDSMNTFWMGLGCSTLFLLPSVILAVKLAKYYRRMDTEDVYDDVETIPMKNVPTYDTMNRFPRASAPPRHIDW
- the LOC102232194 gene encoding prominin-1-A-like isoform X12: MWKSGTLLLLSVLWASGELQQETEPRRLPPPGKLDFGYVPAGVYETLAHYEPGPIGILFHLVHAFLHAVQPNAFPHDLIVKLAKDKFGAIQTEYQKAIYYEIGFLICAAVGLLFAILMPVVGLFFCMCRCCDNCGGEMHQRQRKNADCRRGLLGTLLFSTSLVITIGVLCAYAANQNLSSQVKNIRRLVNSNMRDLHTFANDTPMQIDYLISQYATVKNKVNYDLDNIGPLLGGRIHVRLDKEVHPALNQVLNMAGAMRETKEALENVSVSLVVLQEGAGKLHFNLSQVCDSINRTLDDPGCHDEESDATTAQLCRSIRQSLSQLQISANFTRLPNVNPQLEKMKNVVKTDLSSVVHRGFSSLNDTPHIVIEQTRSVVNSVQNLVDSVGNNISSFSKAFPLQTCLSNFTIFISHAHAKIEDYYPEVDKMDFYRWIGCIALCCMVVLVLAFNYLGLLCGTLGYDKHASPTTRGCISNTGGTLLMAGVGFSFIFSWMLMGVLTTIFLAGGNMEKLLCEPFHTKELFKVVDTPYLINPEWKNFIPGYMYNDSDLELTSESLYSTCKQNKGIYSALRLDKVFNISSFLNTTVFTKDVVRQLENFRIDLRTIILLEAEGKQNLLDFSEAGLSEINYADYLDEVNKGVTVVDVLSFAKELESQTDLMPRGPLQAALKGHVATLQRIHRQQITPMEQAMSALNQSMRFLERTASDLPNKVTDVLEAIEAAQHLISQNATLLINQETRKYSATIIGYFNQYIEWVKTSLALEVAPCKPFSNILDTAQIMTCSFLVDSMNTFWMGLGCSTLFLLPSVILAVKLAKYYRRMDTEDVYDE
- the LOC102232194 gene encoding prominin-1-A-like isoform X9 — encoded protein: MWKSGTLLLLSVLWASGELQQETEPRRLPPPGKLDFGYVPAGVYETLAHYEPGPIGILFHLVHAFLHAVQPNAFPHDLIVKLAKDKFGAIQTEYQKPENIVLTLQAIYYEIGFLICAAVGLLFAILMPVVGLFFCMCRCCDNCGGEMHQRQRKNADCRRGLLGTLLFSTSLVITIGVLCAYAANQNLSSQVKNIRRLVNSNMRDLHTFANDTPMQIDYLISQYATVKNKVNYDLDNIGPLLGGRIHVRLDKEVHPALNQVLNMAGVKIQRAIKAMRETKEALENVSVSLVVLQEGAGKLHFNLSQVCDSINRTLDDPGCHDEESDATTAQLCRSIRQSLSQLQISANFTRLPNVNPQLEKMKNVVKTDLSSVVHRGFSSLNDTPHIVIEQTRSVVNSVQNLVDSVGNNISSFSKAFPLQTCLSNFTIFISHAHAKIEDYYPEVDKMDFYRWIGCIALCCMVVLVLAFNYLGLLCGTLGYDKHASPTTRGCISNTGGTLLMAGVGFSFIFSWMLMGVLTTIFLAGGNMEKLLCEPFHTKELFKVVDTPYLINPEWKNFIPGYMYNDSDLELTSESLYSTCKQNKGIYSALRLDKVFNISSFLNTTVFTKDVVRQLENFRIDLRTIILLEAEGKQNLLDFSEAGLSEINYADYLDEVNKGVTVVDVLSFAKELESQTDLMPRGPLQAALKGHVATLQRIHRQQITPMEQAMKYVRARSALNQSMRFLERTASDLPNKVTDVLEAIEAAQHLISQNATLLINQETRKYSATIIGYFNQYIEWVKTSLALEVAPCKPFSNILDTAQIMTCSFLVDSMNTFWMGLGCSTLFLLPSVILAVKLAKYYRRMDTEDVYDDSSVSGTWHFTL